The Flavobacterium praedii genome window below encodes:
- a CDS encoding site-specific tyrosine recombinase codes for MNWELYLKNYQSYLKIERGLSKNTIDNYTFDIDRLRLFLTQNDIQRSPITINEEILQQFIYAVSKEVNPRSQARIISGLKSFFSYLIFEDYRNDNPLELIESPKTGRKLPDTLAIEEIDALILAIDLSSNEGERNRALLETLYGCGLRVSELVTLKISDLFFEEGFIKITGKGNKQRFVPVGDLTQKYIGIYKNDVRVHLNIQKGFEDTLFLNRRGRQLTRAMIFTIIKDLAVKINLNKKISPHTFRHSFATHLLENGADLRSIQLMLGHESITTTEIYVHLDRKFLTEVINTFHPRK; via the coding sequence ATGAATTGGGAATTGTATCTAAAAAATTATCAGTCTTATCTTAAAATTGAAAGAGGTTTGTCAAAAAACACTATTGACAATTATACCTTTGACATCGATCGTTTGCGTTTGTTTTTGACTCAAAATGACATTCAGCGTTCTCCAATTACTATAAATGAAGAAATACTTCAACAATTTATATATGCTGTTTCCAAAGAAGTAAATCCAAGATCTCAAGCCAGAATAATTTCAGGATTAAAAAGTTTTTTTTCCTATTTAATTTTTGAAGATTATAGAAATGATAATCCTCTGGAATTAATTGAATCTCCAAAAACAGGACGAAAATTACCAGATACATTGGCTATTGAGGAAATCGATGCATTAATTTTGGCAATTGATTTGAGTTCGAACGAAGGGGAACGTAATCGAGCTTTACTGGAAACGCTTTACGGCTGTGGACTTCGCGTTTCCGAATTGGTAACCTTAAAAATATCCGATTTGTTTTTTGAAGAAGGATTTATAAAGATAACAGGGAAAGGAAATAAACAACGTTTTGTTCCTGTTGGGGATTTGACCCAAAAATACATTGGTATTTACAAAAATGATGTCCGTGTTCATTTGAATATTCAAAAAGGATTTGAAGATACTTTATTTCTGAATCGCAGAGGAAGACAATTGACAAGAGCTATGATTTTTACAATCATTAAGGATTTGGCTGTAAAAATCAATTTAAATAAAAAGATTAGCCCACATACTTTTCGTCATTCTTTTGCAACTCATTTATTAGAAAATGGTGCCGATTTACGTTCGATTCAATTGATGCTTGGACACGAATCCATTACCACAACAGAAATTTATGTCCATTTAGATCGTAAATTTTTAACAGAAGTGATAAATACCTTTCATCCTAGAAAGTGA
- a CDS encoding PAS domain-containing sensor histidine kinase, giving the protein MIFTTNKKPEDLNKLYESLIKQLPNIIFQIRVNSQKHISVDFLSKPIEFLDEFSINDFLEDSYRLSNYKIYEPDLKGFLDSYEKAVTSKKKWEIDFRLLLPESGYKWIRIDATPKKSKQDEVVFYGLISDITIVKEQEIRLKIADERYHFAVQASDRGVWDWDLITNNVYYSSESMKILELNESDLVASPEEWDERVHPDDREEYYGNINLHFENKIPFYETCHRVLCNGRYKWILDRGKVIERDENGKPLRIAGTHTDISEQKEKEIELAQMLEIVNTQNNKLLNFAHIVSHNLRTHSGNIKSLLDLHKENLLSDSDTMSNIQIVSDELFSTIENLNELVSIYTEKENNTQELKVNSFIDKVLDVLHESIKIKGIQVLNYVPNSLIVMCIPAYLESIMLNLVTNAIKYSDPNKEPKIIFTSESNDDYIILNVKDNGLGIDLSKHKDSIFGLYKTFHKNTDARGVGLYLTKNQIENMGGKIEVESTLDFGSTFKIYFKKN; this is encoded by the coding sequence ATGATTTTTACAACCAATAAAAAACCTGAAGATTTAAACAAGTTATACGAGAGTTTAATAAAACAACTTCCCAATATTATTTTCCAAATTAGGGTTAATTCTCAAAAACATATATCGGTTGATTTCTTAAGTAAACCTATTGAGTTTTTAGATGAGTTTTCGATTAATGATTTTTTGGAAGATTCCTATAGATTATCAAATTACAAGATTTATGAACCAGATTTAAAAGGTTTCTTGGATTCCTATGAGAAAGCAGTAACAAGCAAAAAAAAGTGGGAAATAGATTTTAGATTGCTATTGCCTGAAAGTGGATATAAATGGATTCGTATTGATGCAACCCCAAAAAAAAGTAAACAAGATGAGGTGGTTTTTTATGGACTAATTTCGGATATAACAATTGTTAAAGAGCAGGAGATTCGCTTGAAAATTGCAGATGAAAGATATCATTTTGCAGTTCAAGCTTCGGATAGAGGAGTTTGGGATTGGGATTTGATCACAAATAACGTTTATTATTCTTCGGAATCCATGAAGATCTTGGAATTGAATGAGTCGGATTTGGTAGCTTCTCCTGAAGAATGGGATGAAAGGGTGCATCCTGATGATCGCGAAGAATATTATGGTAATATAAACCTTCATTTTGAAAATAAAATTCCATTTTATGAAACTTGCCATCGTGTTTTATGCAATGGAAGATACAAATGGATACTGGATAGGGGAAAAGTTATCGAAAGAGACGAAAATGGAAAGCCTCTTCGTATTGCAGGTACTCATACTGATATTTCTGAACAAAAAGAGAAAGAAATTGAATTGGCGCAAATGCTTGAAATTGTAAATACCCAAAACAATAAGTTATTAAATTTTGCCCATATAGTATCTCATAATTTAAGGACCCATAGTGGAAATATAAAATCATTATTAGATTTGCATAAAGAGAACCTTTTATCAGATTCAGATACAATGAGTAACATTCAAATTGTATCTGATGAATTGTTCTCAACAATTGAGAATCTTAATGAATTGGTTAGTATATATACCGAGAAAGAGAATAATACTCAGGAATTAAAAGTCAATAGTTTTATTGATAAAGTTCTGGATGTTCTCCATGAATCTATAAAAATAAAGGGAATTCAAGTTTTGAATTATGTTCCAAATTCTTTAATTGTCATGTGTATTCCTGCTTATTTGGAAAGTATAATGTTAAACTTAGTTACTAATGCAATCAAATATTCAGATCCAAATAAAGAGCCAAAAATTATTTTTACATCAGAATCAAATGATGATTACATTATTTTAAATGTAAAAGATAACGGATTGGGAATTGATTTGAGTAAACACAAAGATTCTATATTCGGGTTATATAAAACGTTTCATAAAAATACCGATGCACGTGGCGTTGGATTATATTTAACTAAAAATCAAATCGAGAATATGGGGGGTAAAATTGAAGTAGAAAGTACGCTTGATTTTGGATCAACCTTTAAGATTTATTTCAAAAAAAACTAA